The proteins below are encoded in one region of Pacificitalea manganoxidans:
- a CDS encoding RNA-binding protein produces the protein MSRGGREKTRDDGPERRCIATGASAPAQGLIRFVIGPDATVVPDLAGKLPGRGIWVTARTADLEKAVQKRLFSRAARAQVTVPEDLPGLVEAGLTRRVIDLISLARKAGYAVAGYEKVKGWLLTGEATVLVQASDGSERGKSKLKPPVLPDGRTGKFLGMLTAQELGLAFGREHVIHAALAAGGLTRRVVEDAARLEGLREMDGENAPERTKGSHER, from the coding sequence ATGAGCCGTGGTGGTCGTGAGAAGACACGGGATGACGGCCCCGAGCGTCGGTGCATCGCCACCGGCGCCTCGGCCCCCGCGCAGGGGCTGATCCGCTTTGTGATCGGTCCCGACGCGACGGTGGTGCCGGATCTGGCCGGGAAGCTGCCCGGACGCGGGATCTGGGTGACTGCCCGGACCGCCGATCTGGAGAAGGCCGTGCAGAAGCGGCTGTTCTCCCGGGCTGCAAGGGCACAGGTGACCGTGCCCGAAGATTTGCCCGGCCTCGTCGAGGCCGGCCTGACCCGCCGCGTGATCGATCTGATCTCGCTGGCCCGGAAAGCCGGGTATGCGGTGGCGGGATATGAGAAGGTCAAGGGTTGGCTCCTCACCGGGGAGGCAACCGTCCTCGTTCAGGCCAGTGATGGATCTGAGCGCGGTAAATCGAAACTGAAGCCGCCTGTCCTGCCCGATGGACGCACCGGCAAATTTCTGGGGATGTTGACCGCCCAGGAATTGGGTTTGGCTTTCGGGCGGGAACATGTGATACACGCCGCGCTTGCCGCTGGCGGACTCACAAGGCGTGTTGTAGAAGACGCCGCGAGGCTAGAGGGCCTGCGCGAGATGGACGGGGAAAACGCCCCGGAAAGGACGAAAGGTTCGCATGAGCGATAA
- the infB gene encoding translation initiation factor IF-2, whose translation MSDNDGKKTLGLRGGPRSGQVKQSFSHGRTKNVVVETKRKRVVVPKAGAQNKGGAAGGDPSRRPAGISDAEMERRLRALAAAKAREADEAAQREAEEKAREVERERRRAEIEAKDREDREREEALKAKAEADERAKREAEEAAKRERAERNKPAPAAPTPADAEAAEAAAAQARGKVVKGKTDRERDNDRRDTRAKDRTDNRRSGKLTLNQALSGGEGGRQRSMAAMKRKQERARQKAMGGVESREKVVRDVQLPETIVVQELANRMAERVADVVKALMQSGIMATQNQSIDADTAELIIEEFGHKVVRVSDADVEQVIDTVEDKAQDLKARPPVITIMGHVDHGKTSLLDAIRNAKVVAGEAGGITQHIGAYQVTTDSGAVLSFLDTPGHAAFTSMRARGAQVTDIVVLVVAADDAVMPQTIEAIHHAKAAGVPMIVAINKCDKPSANPDKVRTDLLQHEVIVEKMSGDVQDVEVSAITGKGLDELLEAIALQSEILELKANPDRAAQGAVIEAKLDVGRGPVATVLVQNGTLRRGDIFVVGEQWGKVRALIDDKGDRVEEAGPSVPVEVLGINGTPEAGDVLNVVETEAQAREIAEYREHAAKDKRAAAGAATTLDQLLAKAKADESVAELPILMKADVQGSAEAIVQAMEKIGNDEVRVRVLHYGVGAITESDIGLAEASNAPVIGFNVRANAPARAAANQKGVEIRYYSVIYDLVDDVKAAASGLLSNEIRENFIGYAQIKEVFKVSNVGKVAGCLVTEGVARRSAGVRLLRDNVVIHEGTLKTLKRFKDEVSEVQSGQECGMAFENHEDVRPGDVIEIFEREEVERSLN comes from the coding sequence ATGAGCGATAATGACGGCAAGAAAACCCTTGGCCTGCGGGGCGGTCCCCGTTCCGGTCAGGTAAAGCAGAGTTTCAGCCACGGACGCACCAAGAATGTCGTGGTCGAGACAAAGCGCAAGCGTGTCGTCGTTCCCAAGGCCGGAGCCCAGAATAAGGGTGGTGCCGCCGGGGGTGATCCTTCACGCCGTCCGGCCGGTATTTCCGACGCGGAGATGGAACGGCGCCTGAGAGCCCTCGCGGCCGCGAAAGCGCGCGAGGCCGATGAGGCTGCGCAGCGCGAGGCCGAGGAAAAGGCACGCGAGGTGGAGCGCGAGCGCCGCCGCGCCGAGATCGAAGCCAAGGACCGCGAGGACCGCGAGCGCGAAGAAGCGCTCAAGGCCAAGGCCGAGGCTGACGAACGCGCCAAGCGGGAGGCCGAAGAGGCCGCCAAGCGTGAGCGCGCCGAACGCAACAAACCTGCCCCCGCAGCACCGACCCCGGCCGATGCCGAGGCCGCGGAAGCGGCGGCGGCGCAGGCCCGTGGCAAGGTTGTCAAAGGCAAGACCGACCGCGAGCGCGACAATGATCGTCGTGACACCCGCGCGAAGGATCGCACCGACAACCGCCGCTCCGGCAAGCTGACGCTGAATCAGGCGCTTTCGGGCGGCGAAGGCGGTCGTCAGCGGTCTATGGCCGCGATGAAACGCAAGCAGGAGCGCGCCCGGCAGAAAGCCATGGGCGGCGTGGAATCCCGCGAGAAGGTCGTGCGCGACGTTCAGCTGCCTGAAACCATCGTGGTTCAGGAACTGGCGAACCGTATGGCCGAGCGTGTGGCCGATGTGGTCAAGGCGCTGATGCAAAGCGGCATCATGGCGACCCAGAACCAGTCGATCGACGCCGACACCGCCGAACTCATCATCGAGGAATTCGGCCACAAAGTCGTCCGCGTGTCGGATGCCGATGTGGAGCAGGTGATCGACACGGTCGAGGACAAGGCACAGGATCTGAAAGCCCGTCCGCCGGTCATCACCATCATGGGCCATGTCGACCACGGCAAGACCTCGTTGCTGGATGCGATCCGCAACGCGAAGGTCGTGGCGGGCGAAGCCGGTGGCATCACGCAGCATATCGGGGCCTATCAGGTCACGACCGATAGCGGCGCTGTGCTGAGCTTCCTCGATACGCCGGGCCACGCGGCCTTTACCTCCATGCGGGCCCGTGGCGCGCAGGTGACGGATATCGTGGTTCTGGTGGTGGCTGCCGATGATGCGGTCATGCCGCAGACCATCGAAGCCATTCACCACGCGAAAGCGGCCGGTGTGCCGATGATCGTGGCGATCAACAAATGCGACAAGCCTTCGGCCAATCCCGACAAGGTGCGGACCGATCTGTTGCAGCATGAAGTGATCGTGGAAAAGATGTCCGGCGATGTGCAGGATGTCGAAGTCTCCGCCATCACCGGCAAAGGTCTGGACGAACTGCTGGAAGCCATCGCGCTGCAGTCCGAGATCCTCGAACTGAAAGCCAACCCCGACCGCGCCGCCCAAGGTGCCGTGATCGAGGCGAAGCTGGATGTGGGTCGCGGCCCTGTGGCCACGGTGCTGGTGCAAAACGGCACCCTGCGTCGCGGCGACATTTTTGTCGTGGGCGAACAGTGGGGCAAGGTGCGTGCGCTGATCGACGACAAGGGTGACCGCGTCGAAGAAGCCGGGCCTTCGGTTCCGGTCGAGGTGCTTGGCATCAACGGCACGCCCGAGGCCGGCGACGTTCTGAACGTCGTCGAAACCGAAGCGCAGGCCCGCGAGATCGCTGAATACCGCGAGCACGCCGCCAAGGACAAACGCGCCGCTGCCGGTGCCGCGACCACGCTCGATCAGCTGCTGGCGAAAGCCAAGGCCGACGAAAGCGTGGCCGAGCTTCCGATCCTGATGAAAGCCGACGTGCAGGGGTCTGCCGAGGCGATCGTTCAGGCGATGGAAAAGATCGGCAACGACGAGGTGCGTGTCCGCGTGCTCCATTACGGGGTGGGTGCGATCACCGAATCCGACATCGGCCTTGCCGAAGCGTCGAATGCGCCGGTCATCGGCTTCAACGTGCGGGCCAATGCGCCGGCCCGTGCTGCCGCCAACCAGAAGGGCGTGGAGATCCGTTACTATTCGGTGATCTACGATCTGGTGGATGACGTGAAAGCCGCGGCCTCTGGCCTGCTGTCGAACGAGATCCGCGAGAACTTCATCGGTTACGCCCAGATCAAGGAGGTCTTCAAGGTCTCCAATGTCGGCAAGGTCGCCGGGTGTCTGGTCACCGAAGGCGTCGCCCGCCGGTCCGCCGGTGTGCGTCTGCTGCGCGACAACGTGGTGATCCACGAAGGCACGCTGAAGACCCTGAAGCGCTTCAAGGACGAAGTGTCCGAAGTGCAGTCCGGTCAGGAATGCGGCATGGCGTTCGAAAACCACGAAGACGTGCGCCCCGGCGACGTCATCGAGATCTTCGAGCGCGAAGAGGTCGAGCGTTCGCTCAACTGA
- the ispH gene encoding 4-hydroxy-3-methylbut-2-enyl diphosphate reductase produces the protein MAATDRSADTTLPPLTLQLAAPRGFCAGVDRAIKIVEMALEKWGAPVYVRHEIVHNKFVVDGLRDKGAVFVEELDDCPPDRPVIFSAHGVPKAVPAEAAAREMVYVDATCPLVSKVHIEAERHAENGLQIIMIGHAGHPETIGTMGQLPAGEVLLVETPEDVGGLDVRDPERLAFVTQTTLSVDDTAEMVAALRARFPAIVGPHKEDICYATTNRQEAVKAIAPGIDALLVIGAPNSSNSRRLVEVGRRAGCAYAQLVQRAEDIDWRALAGISSVGITAGASAPEELVNEVIDAFRARYAVTVNLVETAQERVEFKVPRVLREPA, from the coding sequence ATGGCCGCGACCGACCGTTCCGCCGACACCACCCTGCCCCCGCTGACGCTGCAACTGGCCGCGCCGCGCGGGTTTTGCGCCGGGGTGGACCGGGCCATCAAGATCGTGGAGATGGCGCTCGAAAAATGGGGCGCACCGGTCTATGTGCGCCACGAGATCGTGCATAACAAATTCGTCGTGGACGGGCTGCGCGACAAGGGCGCGGTGTTCGTCGAGGAACTGGACGACTGCCCCCCCGACCGGCCCGTGATCTTTTCCGCTCATGGCGTGCCGAAAGCCGTCCCGGCGGAGGCCGCCGCGCGGGAAATGGTCTATGTCGATGCCACCTGCCCGCTGGTGTCCAAGGTCCATATCGAGGCCGAGCGCCACGCGGAAAACGGGCTTCAGATCATCATGATCGGCCATGCGGGCCACCCCGAAACGATCGGCACCATGGGGCAGTTGCCTGCGGGCGAGGTGTTGCTGGTGGAAACGCCGGAGGATGTGGGCGGGCTGGACGTGCGCGACCCGGAGCGGCTGGCTTTCGTCACCCAAACCACCCTGTCGGTGGATGACACCGCCGAGATGGTCGCAGCCCTGCGCGCCCGGTTCCCGGCCATTGTCGGCCCCCATAAAGAAGACATCTGCTACGCCACCACCAACCGGCAGGAAGCGGTCAAGGCGATTGCGCCGGGCATCGACGCGCTGCTGGTGATCGGCGCGCCGAATTCCTCCAATTCCCGCCGTCTGGTCGAGGTGGGCCGCCGCGCGGGCTGTGCCTATGCGCAGCTGGTGCAGCGTGCTGAGGATATCGACTGGCGCGCGCTGGCGGGGATCAGTTCGGTCGGGATCACGGCGGGGGCGTCCGCGCCCGAGGAATTGGTGAACGAGGTGATCGACGCGTTCCGCGCCCGCTACGCCGTGACCGTCAATCTGGTCGAAACGGCGCAGGAGCGGGTGGAATTCAAGGTGCCGCGGGTGTTGCGCGAACCGGCGTAG
- a CDS encoding DUF1523 family protein, whose amino-acid sequence MTYVKWIFWSVIALLMAAFLHYTLPQTDIVRISDTYEKRIDYGANSIFWSGSDNGSASASANRDVFFIQTVRANGKPIVYRNEDTGWGWPPYFKFDTATLQAEAADLRSTRAATDWVAVRHYGWRSELLSIYPNAVSVRAVDSADVTLIPWFNIVFLIVLFAVVWAVRVRWRRFRASRAEPGEFPSVPARRGWFSRWRNR is encoded by the coding sequence GTGACTTACGTCAAATGGATCTTCTGGAGCGTCATCGCGCTGCTGATGGCGGCCTTCCTGCACTACACCCTGCCGCAAACCGACATCGTGCGGATTTCCGACACCTACGAAAAGCGGATCGATTACGGCGCGAACTCGATCTTCTGGTCGGGCTCGGACAATGGCTCCGCCAGTGCAAGCGCCAATCGCGATGTGTTCTTCATCCAGACCGTGCGCGCCAATGGCAAACCCATCGTCTACCGCAACGAAGATACCGGCTGGGGCTGGCCGCCCTATTTCAAATTCGACACCGCCACGCTTCAGGCCGAAGCCGCCGATCTGCGCTCCACCCGCGCCGCGACGGATTGGGTCGCGGTGCGCCATTACGGCTGGCGCAGCGAATTGCTGTCGATCTACCCCAATGCCGTGTCGGTCCGCGCGGTCGACAGTGCCGACGTGACGCTGATCCCGTGGTTCAACATCGTGTTCCTGATCGTTCTGTTCGCGGTGGTCTGGGCGGTTCGGGTGCGCTGGCGTCGCTTCCGCGCCAGCCGGGCCGAGCCCGGCGAGTTTCCGTCGGTTCCCGCGCGGCGCGGCTGGTTCAGCCGCTGGCGCAACCGTTGA